The genomic region ATGATTAGAGCCTACAGTTCTTTTAGCCATAAAATACTCACCTGTATAAAAGTCTACAATTTTAAATACTGCTCCTCGGGGCACAACGTATCGTGCTCCACTCCACCAGTCTAGATATTCTCCATATTTCTCTCCTGCTTTTTCTACTATGGGCACATTATTTATAGGTATTTTTACCTTTTGCTTAGGATAAAGGTAGTCATTTTCATCCATATTATTAATGTTCAGAAAATCCTTCATAATTACTCCGAATTTATCACTTACATTCCAAGATGTATCTCCAAATTGCACAGTATAATAAAAATAATTATTGCTCTCTGGAATAATTATATACTGACCTGGAAATATTGTAGTATTCTGATTGGCATTATTGGCAGTCATCATACTATTTAAAGATACTCCATACTTATTACTTAGTTTCCAATATGTATCACCATATTTTACCTGATAGTTCCATGCATAGGACATAGAATTTGCACCTATAATAGTAATTGCTACAGTTCCTAATACAATTTTTTTCATGAATCTTTTCATATACTACCTCCTAAATTTTAGTCTGCAATCTATATT from Clostridiisalibacter paucivorans DSM 22131 harbors:
- a CDS encoding LysM peptidoglycan-binding domain-containing protein, which encodes MKRFMKKIVLGTVAITIIGANSMSYAWNYQVKYGDTYWKLSNKYGVSLNSMMTANNANQNTTIFPGQYIIIPESNNYFYYTVQFGDTSWNVSDKFGVIMKDFLNINNMDENDYLYPKQKVKIPINNVPIVEKAGEKYGEYLDWWSGARYVVPRGAVFKIVDFYTGEYFMAKRTVGSNHADVETLTLENTKKMKKIWGGSFNWEKRPAIIEYNGRRIAASVAGMPHAGDDRVKGGAYTSWRSGNYGYGINLDYVKNNGMHGVFDVHFLNSTRHKDGTVDKTHQKNIKISAGVKK